One part of the Dyadobacter sp. 676 genome encodes these proteins:
- the rplI gene encoding 50S ribosomal protein L9, which produces MEIILLTDIAGVGYKNDIVTVKAGYGRNYLIPQGFALLANESNRKIVAENVRQAAHKAEKLKKDAEDIAAAIGDLTIDIKTVVGESGRIFGRVTNTQVADSLKAKGFDIDRKKITVDDVKSIGTYSALIDLHKEVKHKVTLNVVAAED; this is translated from the coding sequence ATGGAAATCATACTTTTAACGGATATAGCAGGGGTAGGTTACAAGAACGATATCGTGACTGTGAAAGCAGGCTACGGTCGTAACTACCTCATCCCGCAGGGTTTTGCGTTGCTGGCCAATGAGTCGAACCGCAAAATCGTTGCCGAAAACGTGCGCCAGGCGGCACACAAGGCTGAGAAGCTGAAAAAGGACGCGGAAGACATCGCAGCGGCGATCGGCGACCTGACCATCGATATCAAAACTGTGGTGGGTGAAAGCGGTCGTATCTTCGGACGTGTTACCAACACTCAAGTGGCCGACAGCCTGAAAGCAAAAGGCTTCGATATCGACCGCAAGAAAATCACTGTCGACGACGTGAAATCAATCGGTACATACTCCGCATTGATCGACCTTCATAAAGAAGTGAAACACAAAGTAACGCTGAACGTTGTTGCGGCGGAAGATTGA
- a CDS encoding NAD(P)/FAD-dependent oxidoreductase codes for MQTSAVQKEYDFVIVGSGLGGLACANILAMEGYSVVVLEKNHQIGGHLQVYSRDKHIFDTGVHYVGGLDEGENLYQFFKYFGIIDKLKLKRLDDDQFDLIRFDDGCEYAYAQGLEHFEAKLISYFPEEAEAIRTYCRKLTETCDKFPLYNLETAGDSYLTDEDVLSLNAYDYIASLTGNVRLRNVLAGSNLLYAGVKHKTPFYVHALILKSYLTGAYKFVDGGSQIAIQLSRTLRQHGGEIYKHRKAVAAHYDERGRITEVVCENGATFRGKEFISNVHPAVTIDIFGQERFLSVYKNRVQALENSISTFLVHISFVENSFKYLNYNIYQHHIDDVWDGVEYARATWPQTYFICTPCISKKGEYADSMSVMCYMDASETAKWAGTFSTVAEPGKRDAEYAQFKKDREAQVIARLETVFPGISAKIKAVHSASPLTFRDYIGNGNGTMYGILKDSTSPMKTRINTRTKIPNLHLTGQNVALHGILGVTVGAFVTCFSFVDKEKLIQKVKNA; via the coding sequence ATGCAAACTTCCGCCGTGCAAAAGGAATACGATTTTGTGATTGTTGGGAGCGGACTAGGCGGTCTGGCTTGCGCCAACATTCTGGCCATGGAAGGTTATAGTGTGGTGGTACTGGAAAAAAACCACCAGATCGGCGGGCATTTGCAGGTTTACAGCCGCGATAAGCACATTTTCGATACCGGTGTGCATTATGTGGGTGGCCTGGACGAGGGCGAAAACCTCTATCAGTTTTTCAAATATTTCGGCATTATCGACAAGCTGAAACTGAAACGGCTCGACGACGACCAGTTCGACCTGATCCGTTTCGACGACGGATGCGAATACGCTTACGCCCAGGGATTGGAGCATTTTGAAGCGAAACTGATCTCCTATTTCCCCGAAGAAGCGGAAGCCATCCGCACCTATTGCCGGAAACTGACGGAGACTTGCGACAAATTTCCGCTCTACAACCTTGAAACCGCCGGCGACAGCTATCTTACCGACGAAGACGTATTGTCGCTGAACGCGTACGACTACATTGCGTCGCTGACTGGCAACGTCCGGCTGCGGAATGTGCTGGCCGGCAGCAACCTTTTATATGCAGGTGTAAAGCACAAAACGCCTTTCTATGTGCACGCGCTGATCCTGAAAAGCTATCTGACGGGCGCTTACAAGTTTGTGGACGGCGGCTCTCAGATCGCCATCCAGCTCAGCCGCACGCTACGGCAACACGGTGGAGAGATTTACAAACATCGAAAAGCCGTGGCTGCCCATTATGACGAAAGGGGCCGCATCACCGAAGTAGTTTGTGAAAACGGCGCGACTTTTCGCGGAAAAGAATTTATTTCCAATGTACATCCTGCGGTAACGATCGATATTTTCGGACAGGAGCGGTTTTTAAGTGTGTATAAAAACCGTGTACAGGCGCTGGAAAACAGTATTTCTACATTCCTGGTACATATTTCGTTCGTTGAAAACAGCTTCAAATACCTGAATTACAACATTTACCAGCACCATATCGACGACGTCTGGGATGGTGTCGAATACGCCCGGGCTACCTGGCCGCAGACCTATTTTATTTGCACGCCATGCATTTCAAAAAAGGGTGAATACGCCGATTCGATGTCGGTTATGTGCTATATGGACGCTTCCGAAACCGCCAAATGGGCCGGGACTTTCAGTACCGTGGCCGAGCCCGGCAAACGGGACGCTGAATACGCTCAGTTCAAAAAAGACAGGGAAGCACAGGTGATCGCAAGGCTCGAAACCGTCTTCCCGGGTATTTCGGCGAAGATCAAAGCGGTGCACAGCGCCTCGCCACTTACTTTCCGCGATTACATCGGCAACGGCAATGGCACGATGTACGGCATTCTTAAGGATTCGACTTCGCCCATGAAGACGCGGATCAACACGCGGACTAAAATCCCAAACCTGCACCTGACAGGCCAGAACGTTGCCCTGCACGGAATTTTGGGGGTTACCGTCGGCGCATTTGTAACGTGCTTCTCCTTTGTAGATAAAGAAAAACTCATTCAAAAAGTAAAAAACGCCTGA
- the rpsR gene encoding 30S ribosomal protein S18, giving the protein MSLVNEPVEKNINRKKYCRFKKAGIKYIDYKNPDFLLKLVNEQGKILPRRLTGTSLKYQRKVSQAVKRARHLALLPFVADQLK; this is encoded by the coding sequence ATGTCACTCGTAAACGAGCCGGTTGAAAAAAACATTAACCGCAAAAAATACTGCCGTTTCAAAAAAGCAGGCATCAAATACATCGATTACAAGAATCCGGATTTCCTTTTGAAACTTGTAAACGAGCAAGGTAAAATCCTTCCGCGCCGCCTTACCGGTACCAGCCTGAAATATCAGCGCAAGGTGTCCCAGGCAGTCAAAAGAGCACGTCACCTGGCACTGTTGCCGTTTGTTGCCGACCAATTGAAATAA
- a CDS encoding NAD(P)/FAD-dependent oxidoreductase: MQTVDVLVIGAGPAGTVAASYLKKQGYDVTILEKEKFPRFQIGESLLPCCMEHLTEAGLREAIEPLNFQKKTGAAFMRGEKRCEFFFEDQFTKGWTWTWQVKRADFDSKLAEATREKGVDVNFECEVTAVECGPGKQIVDYKDAQGNQHRIEAKFIIDSSGYGRVLPRLFNLSKPSAFTPRGAVFSHLEDKNRSEEASSNIFVHSFDNNKSWIWAIPFSDGSTSVGIVGDREKIEALAANNGEKYKEFIRNFEDLNGRFAESEFKFEPRAILGYSIGVTKMWGEGFVLSGNSTEFLDPIFSSGVTFATASGLLSAKMTHRHLRGETVDWKKDYEDVIQKGIDVFRSYVSGWYSGDFQTIVFAKHIDEDIKRQICSVLAGYVWDQTNPFVKKHDTILPTLAKVIKMKEKAEAAGS, from the coding sequence ATGCAAACTGTCGATGTGCTGGTCATTGGGGCCGGCCCTGCCGGAACCGTCGCGGCTTCTTACCTGAAAAAGCAGGGCTACGACGTCACGATCCTTGAAAAAGAAAAATTCCCCAGGTTCCAGATCGGGGAAAGCCTGCTGCCGTGCTGTATGGAACATTTAACGGAGGCCGGGCTGCGCGAGGCGATCGAACCGTTGAATTTCCAGAAAAAAACGGGGGCGGCCTTTATGCGCGGGGAGAAGCGCTGCGAGTTCTTTTTCGAAGACCAGTTTACCAAAGGCTGGACGTGGACCTGGCAGGTGAAGCGTGCGGATTTCGACAGCAAACTGGCCGAAGCGACGCGCGAAAAAGGCGTGGACGTAAACTTCGAATGCGAAGTAACCGCCGTGGAATGCGGCCCCGGGAAGCAAATCGTAGATTACAAAGATGCCCAGGGCAACCAGCACCGCATCGAGGCGAAATTTATCATCGATTCGAGCGGTTACGGACGGGTTTTGCCAAGGCTTTTTAATTTGAGCAAACCATCGGCATTCACGCCGCGAGGCGCTGTTTTCTCCCATTTGGAAGATAAAAACCGCTCCGAAGAGGCGAGCAGCAACATTTTCGTGCATTCGTTCGACAACAACAAGTCGTGGATCTGGGCGATCCCTTTCTCGGACGGTTCGACATCCGTCGGTATCGTCGGCGACAGAGAGAAGATCGAGGCGCTTGCGGCAAACAACGGGGAGAAATACAAGGAATTTATCCGCAATTTCGAGGACCTTAACGGCCGTTTTGCCGAATCGGAGTTCAAATTCGAGCCGCGGGCGATCCTGGGTTATTCGATCGGCGTCACTAAAATGTGGGGCGAAGGTTTTGTGCTTTCCGGCAATAGTACCGAGTTCCTCGATCCGATTTTCTCGTCAGGTGTCACTTTTGCGACCGCATCCGGCCTGCTTTCGGCCAAAATGACCCACCGGCATCTGCGAGGCGAAACCGTGGATTGGAAAAAAGATTACGAAGATGTGATCCAGAAAGGTATCGACGTATTCCGCAGCTATGTTTCAGGCTGGTATAGCGGTGATTTCCAGACCATCGTATTTGCGAAACATATCGACGAGGACATCAAGCGGCAAATCTGCTCGGTACTGGCGGGATACGTCTGGGACCAGACCAATCCGTTCGTAAAAAAACACGATACGATTCTGCCAACACTTGCCAAAGTGATCAAAATGAAGGAAAAAGCCGAAGCGGCGGGCTCCTGA
- the lysM gene encoding peptidoglycan-binding protein LysM, with product MGLISFIKGVGEKVFGKDTPAAAPTPEAEPLRASALLAHVKSLGLAYNSLTVKTSADTVILEGEVAKQEDAEKIALAVGNVEGVEVVDNRLKVATPEPEATYHTVVKGDTLSKIAQTVYGDMMKYPIIFEANKPMLKDPDLIYPGQVLRIPALK from the coding sequence ATGGGCTTAATCTCTTTTATCAAAGGTGTTGGAGAAAAAGTATTCGGCAAAGATACTCCCGCAGCCGCCCCTACTCCCGAAGCGGAGCCGCTCCGCGCCAGCGCATTGCTCGCGCACGTGAAGTCGCTCGGACTAGCGTATAACAGTCTCACCGTCAAGACATCCGCCGACACGGTTATTCTCGAAGGCGAAGTAGCGAAACAGGAAGATGCGGAAAAAATCGCATTGGCGGTAGGCAATGTGGAAGGTGTGGAAGTGGTAGACAACCGCCTTAAAGTGGCCACGCCGGAGCCGGAAGCCACCTATCACACGGTAGTAAAAGGCGATACCCTTTCCAAAATCGCGCAGACCGTCTACGGCGACATGATGAAATACCCCATCATCTTCGAAGCCAACAAACCCATGTTAAAAGACCCGGACCTGATTTATCCCGGACAAGTTCTGAGGATTCCGGCGTTGAAGTAG
- a CDS encoding FAD-dependent oxidoreductase, with amino-acid sequence MNRTTSLARLQNELFDICIIGAGASGAGCALDAVLRGYKVALIDKKDFASETSSRSTKLIHGGVRYLEQAFKKLDFAQLKQVRHGLEERHIVLKNAPHLARPLALMTPVNSWFEGLYFKIGLSLYDTFATNDTLPKSKWLNKKEVLAKIPTLDRKKLHSGVLYYDGQLDDARYCLALAQSASENGAAVANYVEVKAFGKNESGKLDAVEAVDVPTGRPLSIRAKLVINCTGPFSDHIRLMANAALSERLRPSKGVHLSLPHQTLNSEYAMLIPKTSDGRVVFAIPFEGATMVGTTDTECDEIDKEPTLNHEEREYLAATLNPYLAKPIDPAEIRAGFGGLRPLLAADPSKSTKSLVRDHEVEVDETSGLISLLGGKWTTYRLMAKDTIDEADKVLGEVRACKTADYVLAGGENYRAKSWQDLNAQFALPEDIARHLVLKYGSRAPQVATLAREDARLKERLSPAYPYIRAEVVYAVRNEMVVMPRDFLARRIRLEITDWNETLNSLPVVADLMARELGWTEEEKKMYADAYASEIGQFISDAR; translated from the coding sequence ATGAACCGCACCACATCGCTTGCCAGGCTGCAAAATGAATTATTCGATATCTGTATCATCGGCGCGGGCGCCAGCGGGGCCGGATGTGCCCTGGATGCGGTTTTAAGGGGATACAAGGTGGCCCTGATTGATAAAAAAGATTTTGCTTCCGAAACTTCTTCCCGTTCCACCAAGCTCATTCACGGCGGCGTACGCTATCTGGAACAGGCGTTCAAGAAACTCGATTTCGCACAACTGAAACAGGTCCGTCACGGATTGGAAGAACGACACATTGTGTTGAAAAACGCGCCGCATCTGGCCCGCCCGCTGGCGTTGATGACGCCGGTCAATTCGTGGTTCGAAGGCTTGTATTTCAAGATCGGCTTGTCGCTGTACGATACGTTCGCTACGAACGATACATTGCCCAAAAGTAAATGGCTTAACAAAAAGGAGGTACTCGCCAAAATTCCGACGCTGGACCGCAAGAAGCTGCATAGCGGCGTGCTTTACTACGACGGCCAGCTCGACGATGCGCGGTATTGCCTCGCATTGGCACAGTCAGCCTCTGAGAACGGCGCTGCGGTAGCCAACTATGTGGAAGTGAAAGCATTTGGTAAAAACGAAAGCGGCAAACTCGATGCCGTTGAGGCAGTGGACGTGCCGACGGGCAGGCCATTATCCATCCGCGCCAAACTGGTAATCAATTGCACCGGCCCGTTTTCGGACCATATCCGGCTGATGGCGAATGCCGCTCTGAGCGAACGCCTGCGCCCGAGCAAAGGCGTGCACCTCTCATTGCCCCATCAGACACTGAACAGCGAATATGCCATGCTGATCCCGAAAACTTCCGACGGCCGTGTGGTATTCGCCATTCCGTTCGAAGGCGCGACGATGGTCGGGACGACCGATACCGAATGCGACGAGATCGATAAAGAACCGACGCTTAACCATGAGGAAAGGGAGTATCTGGCGGCGACGTTGAACCCCTATCTGGCAAAACCGATTGATCCGGCTGAAATCCGGGCCGGCTTCGGGGGATTGCGGCCGTTGCTGGCAGCCGATCCTTCCAAATCGACGAAAAGCCTGGTCCGCGACCATGAAGTGGAAGTCGACGAAACCTCGGGGCTGATCAGTTTGCTGGGAGGAAAATGGACGACCTACCGCCTGATGGCAAAGGATACGATCGACGAGGCCGATAAGGTGCTGGGCGAAGTGCGTGCCTGTAAAACAGCGGATTACGTTCTGGCCGGGGGCGAAAACTACCGTGCTAAAAGCTGGCAGGATCTGAATGCGCAATTTGCATTGCCCGAGGACATCGCGCGGCATCTGGTATTGAAATATGGCTCCCGCGCTCCCCAGGTAGCCACGCTCGCAAGGGAAGACGCACGGCTGAAAGAGCGGCTGAGCCCCGCCTATCCTTACATCCGAGCGGAAGTGGTGTATGCCGTTCGGAATGAAATGGTTGTTATGCCGCGCGACTTCCTTGCCCGCCGCATTCGCCTCGAAATTACCGACTGGAATGAAACCTTAAACTCCCTGCCGGTTGTTGCTGATCTGATGGCGCGCGAACTGGGTTGGACCGAAGAGGAAAAAAAGATGTATGCAGACGCGTACGCCAGCGAAATCGGGCAGTTTATCTCCGACGCCCGATAA
- a CDS encoding beta-ketoacyl synthase chain length factor: MYITDSACISPQRTFDDAFFEGDIKVHEGDRYMAIEPAYGQLIPAGLLRRMGKAVRMGVGAGLPLIRKAPIEGIILGTANGGLEDCLKFLNQIVDYNEGTLTPTNFVQSTPNAVAGNLALMSKTTGYNATHVHKGLAFEAALLDTMLLLEEKRGKQFLVGSIEEISDYNHNIDLLAGSFKRGYFTSENLLKLDSPGSANGEGTAMFVVNAGRPEQAIAQIRDVFQSNNLIEKELPQVVTAFLQRNGLQATDIDAVIMGISGDNRTDHWYFNLQKALFGAANCHTYKNMVGDYPTASAFATWMGAQMIAGKRIPAACVWTQKNTRTPKHIMIYNHYKASQHGLILLGS, encoded by the coding sequence ATGTATATTACCGATTCAGCCTGCATATCGCCCCAGCGTACATTTGACGATGCTTTTTTCGAAGGCGATATCAAAGTGCACGAAGGGGACAGGTATATGGCCATTGAACCCGCCTATGGCCAATTGATTCCCGCCGGCTTGCTTCGCAGAATGGGTAAAGCGGTGCGGATGGGCGTGGGGGCCGGGCTTCCGCTGATCCGGAAGGCACCGATAGAAGGTATTATCCTGGGCACGGCTAATGGCGGCCTGGAAGATTGCCTCAAATTCCTGAACCAGATCGTCGATTACAACGAGGGTACGCTTACTCCCACCAATTTTGTGCAGAGCACGCCCAATGCAGTGGCCGGTAACCTGGCGCTGATGAGCAAGACGACCGGCTATAACGCAACCCATGTACACAAGGGACTCGCATTCGAGGCCGCATTGCTGGATACAATGCTGCTTTTGGAGGAAAAGCGCGGCAAGCAGTTCCTGGTAGGAAGCATTGAAGAAATATCCGATTATAACCATAATATCGACTTGCTCGCAGGTTCGTTCAAGAGGGGGTATTTTACGTCTGAAAACCTGCTTAAGCTCGATTCGCCCGGTTCGGCGAACGGCGAAGGTACCGCAATGTTTGTCGTGAATGCCGGGCGTCCGGAGCAAGCCATAGCGCAGATCCGCGATGTTTTTCAAAGTAATAACCTCATCGAAAAAGAGCTGCCGCAGGTTGTGACGGCATTTTTGCAGCGAAACGGGTTACAGGCAACCGATATCGATGCCGTAATCATGGGTATCAGCGGCGACAACCGCACCGACCACTGGTATTTCAATCTTCAAAAAGCGCTGTTTGGAGCAGCTAATTGCCATACCTACAAAAACATGGTGGGTGATTATCCGACGGCCTCGGCATTCGCTACCTGGATGGGCGCGCAGATGATCGCGGGCAAGCGCATACCCGCTGCCTGCGTGTGGACACAAAAAAATACCCGTACCCCGAAGCATATTATGATCTACAATCACTACAAGGCTTCGCAGCACGGGTTAATACTATTGGGTTCCTGA
- the rpsF gene encoding 30S ribosomal protein S6 yields MSKQYETVFILTPILSEAQAKDAVEKFTSIITSNGAQIVHEENWGLRKLAYPIQKKNSGFYHVVEYTAQEGNVVDVLETEFRRDERVLRFMTIALDKHAIAYNEKKRKGLVGKKKEEATESKTENA; encoded by the coding sequence ATGTCTAAGCAATATGAAACGGTGTTCATTCTAACTCCCATTTTGTCTGAGGCCCAGGCAAAGGACGCCGTTGAAAAATTCACGTCAATCATCACCTCGAACGGTGCCCAGATTGTACATGAAGAAAACTGGGGATTGCGTAAGCTGGCCTACCCCATCCAAAAGAAAAACTCCGGTTTCTATCACGTAGTAGAATATACTGCGCAGGAAGGAAACGTGGTGGATGTTCTGGAAACCGAATTCCGTCGTGACGAGCGCGTTTTGCGTTTTATGACTATCGCCCTGGATAAGCATGCTATTGCTTACAACGAAAAGAAACGTAAGGGTCTGGTAGGAAAGAAGAAAGAAGAAGCAACTGAGTCAAAAACCGAAAACGCATAA